A stretch of Atribacteraceae bacterium DNA encodes these proteins:
- a CDS encoding ROK family protein, with protein sequence MPFSVGVDLGGTKIAAVLVDETLEVISFEKIAVDSSRDVNTVIRQVGDLAARFLEKIPPQEETTGLGLSFPGLLDLERERLVFSENLNWRDIPVGEMIRSVIKTPFFLEHDVRCGAIAELHYGAGKAFQDLVYVSVGTGISGILVWKRRIIRGAHGVSAELGHTVIEPGGPLCRCGNHGCLEALASGSALEREAFHVSRKPVRGEDVLTKARKGEFPFTAIAGRAGYYLALGLANLAEIFDPEVIILGGGVIEAGQFFIDLVCRSLKTHRFGLGTAPRILPGRFKGKASVMGAAAIPLLKREGVL encoded by the coding sequence ATGCCATTTTCAGTAGGTGTGGACCTGGGAGGGACAAAGATCGCTGCTGTTCTGGTTGACGAAACTCTGGAGGTTATCTCGTTCGAGAAAATTGCCGTGGATTCTTCCCGCGATGTCAACACCGTTATCCGTCAGGTTGGTGATCTAGCCGCGCGTTTTCTCGAAAAGATCCCCCCTCAGGAAGAAACAACCGGCTTAGGTCTTTCTTTTCCGGGGCTCCTGGATCTTGAACGGGAAAGACTGGTTTTTTCGGAAAATCTCAACTGGCGGGACATCCCGGTCGGGGAAATGATCCGCAGTGTCATCAAAACGCCTTTTTTCCTGGAACATGACGTCCGCTGCGGCGCGATCGCCGAACTTCATTACGGAGCCGGTAAGGCGTTCCAGGATTTAGTTTACGTCAGCGTAGGAACCGGAATCTCAGGGATTCTCGTCTGGAAACGTCGTATTATCCGGGGCGCCCATGGTGTTTCGGCTGAATTGGGTCATACGGTCATCGAACCGGGAGGTCCGCTTTGCCGATGTGGGAACCATGGGTGTCTGGAAGCGCTCGCCTCGGGAAGCGCCCTGGAGCGGGAAGCCTTCCATGTCTCCAGAAAGCCGGTTCGCGGCGAAGATGTTCTGACCAAGGCCCGAAAAGGGGAGTTTCCTTTCACGGCTATCGCGGGTCGGGCTGGATATTATCTGGCCCTTGGCCTGGCAAATCTGGCGGAAATTTTCGATCCAGAGGTCATCATTCTGGGAGGCGGAGTCATTGAAGCAGGACAATTCTTTATTGATCTTGTATGTCGTTCCCTAAAGACCCACCGTTTCGGCCTGGGAACTGCTCCCAGGATCCTGCCAGGCCGTTTCAAAGGGAAGGCCAGCGTAATGGGGGCCGCGGCAATCCCCTTACTCAAGCGGGAGGGCGTTTTATGA